Genomic segment of Paenalkalicoccus suaedae:
GGAACGTTATCTCATGTTTTGCCATGTATGCCTCGAGTGGTGCAATTCGCTTTTTGCGATGATCTGGAATGTCTCTTGAGCGCATGGCTTCATCGATTACATCCGCTTGATTTGGTAAATCATCAACGACATGCAAAAGCGTAATAGAGGATTCATCGGAATGCTTTGCTAAGAAAACAGCTTTTTCGCAGGCGCGAAGAGAATGAGTAGATCCGTCTCCTGCGAGTAAGATAGAGTGGAACATATGCGTATCCCCCTTTTGACCTGTCTTCTTTCTTTATTCGCCAACGTTCTCTAATAATCCTTGCGATTCTAAATAATTTCTTGCTACAGTAGCAGCATCTTCGTCTTCTTCATCAACTAGGTAGTTCATATCAATCATTTCATCCTCGGTGATCCGACCACCTAATTGATTTAATATGTCTTCTATTTCGGGATATTCCACAAGTACATCTTCTCTAAACAAAGGCGCTCCATTAAACGGTGGGAATACGCTCTCGTCATCCTCCATGGCAACTAGTCCATAGCGACGCATATACGAATCTGTTGAATACGCATCAATGACTTCTACATCTCCTGAAACTAGTGCATTTGCTCGAAGACCCGCATCCATCGTTTGAACGTTAGATAGTTCTAATCCGTATACCTCTTGGATAGCAGGATAGCCATCATTACGATCCGCAAACTCAAACGTAAACGCAGCTGATAATTGATCCTGATAGGCAACTAAACCTCCTATTGTCGATACGCCTAGTTCATCAGCAAGCTCTTCTGTTAATGCAATTGCATACGTATTTTGATAGTCCATTGGTTCTAAAAACACAAGGTTATATTCCTCATAAACACCATCTCTTGCTTGAATATATGCATCCTCTTCTTCATTACTGGTTGGCGTGACACCTAATAGCTCAGATATCGCGGTACCTGTAAATTCAAAGTACCCGTCTATATCCTCATTCATTAACGCTTGAAAGACGATATCTGTTGACCCGAGTCCTGGCTCTAATACAACCTCATAGTCGGTGTTTTCTTCAATCAATAGTTTATACATATTAATAATAATCTCTGGCTCTGCACCTAGTTTACCTGCAATGACGATTTGTTGGCGCCCACCGTTATCAAATACATCTAAAGCACGCAAGGTAGCTGGAGTTGCAACAATTAATATAGCCGCTATTACGACAACGAAGATTGGCATAATGGTTGAGCCACTCGACTTTTTTTCTGTAATGCGTAATATACCGTCAAAGAATAAAGCTAAAAGTGCTGCTGGAATCGCACCTAATAATATATAGTAGTTATTACTTCTTTGAAGACCTGTCATAATTAAATCACCAAGACCACCGGCTCCTACTAACGCAGCAAGTGTTGCCGTACCTACAACGAGCACCATGCCCGTGCGTATACCTGCCATAATAGTAGGCATAGCAAGTGGAAGCTCTATTTTTAATAAACGTTGCGTCGCATTCATTCCCATCCCGCGAGCCGCTTCTAGCAAGGCTCGGTCAATACCATTTATGCCTGTGTATGTATTGCGTAAGATTGGCATAAGCGCATAGGCAGACAGGGCAACAATAGCAGGTGTTGTCCCTATACCTACAAATGGGATTAAAAATCCGAGTAATGCGAGGCTAGGGATTGTTTGTAACACAGCTGTCGTTCCAATGACTGGTTCGGCACCTTTTTTATAATGACTTAAAATAATTCCGAGTGGTACCGCAATAAATACAGCTATGAGTAAAGAGATTAAAGACATCTCCACGTGTTCCCAAAGTGCGTTGAGTAATAGGTCACTTCTTGTTGTTGCTAAATCAAAAAACGTATTAATGGACTCCATGTGAATTGCCCCCTTCTTTTTCGATGAATTGAGCAATATCTTTGTATGTGATTACTCCAACGCCGTCTGGTAACGCGACCGTTACACTACTAGCCTGTAATTGATTAAGCTCATATAGCGCATCACGCACGGTTGCTGATGCTTCAAGCTTTGGAACTTCTCCTGCTAAGGAATTAGTAGGTTTAACTACCTCTTTAAGCTCTACCATCCAGGGATCCTTTCGATTTCCTAAGAAGCTTTGCACAAATTCATTTGCTGGATGCTTCATCAGATTTTGTGGAGAATCAATCTGTACGATATTACCGTCCTTCATAACAGCAATACGATCACCAAGCTGAAGGGCTTCATCCATATCATGTGTGACAAAAACGATCGTCTTTTTAATATTTTTTTGCAAATCTGCAATATCCTTTTGAAGTTGTTCGCGGCTTAATGGATCTAGTGCACTGAAAGGTTCAT
This window contains:
- a CDS encoding universal stress protein, with translation MFHSILLAGDGSTHSLRACEKAVFLAKHSDESSITLLHVVDDLPNQADVIDEAMRSRDIPDHRKKRIAPLEAYMAKHEITFQTKHVFGDPGPTIVRHANVDKYDVVVIGSRGLNQFQQMVLGSVSHKVAKRANCPVLLVK
- a CDS encoding ABC transporter permease/substrate-binding protein, encoding MESINTFFDLATTRSDLLLNALWEHVEMSLISLLIAVFIAVPLGIILSHYKKGAEPVIGTTAVLQTIPSLALLGFLIPFVGIGTTPAIVALSAYALMPILRNTYTGINGIDRALLEAARGMGMNATQRLLKIELPLAMPTIMAGIRTGMVLVVGTATLAALVGAGGLGDLIMTGLQRSNNYYILLGAIPAALLALFFDGILRITEKKSSGSTIMPIFVVVIAAILIVATPATLRALDVFDNGGRQQIVIAGKLGAEPEIIINMYKLLIEENTDYEVVLEPGLGSTDIVFQALMNEDIDGYFEFTGTAISELLGVTPTSNEEEDAYIQARDGVYEEYNLVFLEPMDYQNTYAIALTEELADELGVSTIGGLVAYQDQLSAAFTFEFADRNDGYPAIQEVYGLELSNVQTMDAGLRANALVSGDVEVIDAYSTDSYMRRYGLVAMEDDESVFPPFNGAPLFREDVLVEYPEIEDILNQLGGRITEDEMIDMNYLVDEEDEDAATVARNYLESQGLLENVGE